One Gemmatimonadota bacterium DNA window includes the following coding sequences:
- a CDS encoding SDR family oxidoreductase — protein MDLGLKDKVALVTGSSRGIGRSIALGLAEEGCHVSLSARGEEKLLETENEVAQKGVETLATAGDLTTAEGIDRVVEATLARWGHIDILVNNVGGSVWNPFDDVSDDEWLHVFNLNMFAAVRATRAVLPAMRAQEGGSIITISSIFGREAGGPATYNATKAAEISMGKTLAKEVARTGIRVNTVAPGSIIFPGGNWQKRLDADPEGIGKFIEQELPAGRFGKPEEIADVVVFLSSDRASWVTGACINVDGCQSRSLI, from the coding sequence ATGGACCTGGGATTAAAAGACAAAGTCGCGCTGGTTACAGGCTCGAGCCGGGGCATTGGACGATCGATCGCCCTGGGCCTGGCGGAGGAGGGATGTCACGTCAGCCTGAGCGCCAGAGGGGAAGAGAAACTGCTCGAGACCGAGAATGAGGTCGCACAGAAGGGCGTCGAGACGCTGGCGACGGCTGGGGACCTGACCACGGCCGAAGGCATCGACCGGGTCGTAGAGGCCACGCTGGCGCGGTGGGGACACATCGACATCCTGGTCAACAACGTGGGAGGAAGCGTCTGGAATCCCTTCGACGATGTCTCCGATGACGAGTGGCTTCACGTGTTCAACCTGAACATGTTCGCGGCGGTCCGGGCGACGCGGGCCGTGCTCCCGGCGATGCGTGCGCAGGAAGGCGGTTCGATCATCACGATTTCCTCGATCTTCGGACGCGAAGCGGGCGGCCCCGCCACCTACAACGCCACGAAGGCCGCGGAGATCTCCATGGGCAAAACGCTCGCCAAGGAAGTGGCCAGGACCGGCATCCGCGTGAACACGGTGGCGCCGGGTTCAATCATATTCCCGGGCGGCAACTGGCAGAAGCGGCTGGACGCGGACCCGGAGGGCATCGGCAAGTTCATAGAGCAGGAACTTCCGGCCGGACGCTTCGGCAAGCCGGAAGAGATCGCGGACGTGGTAGTCTTCCTGTCATCCGACCGGGCGAGCTGGGTAACCGGCGCCTGCATCAACGTGGACGGATGCCAGTCCCGTTCGCTGATATAG
- a CDS encoding DUF1854 domain-containing protein, producing the protein MSFLDPTAVHLERRDDQPPTLSIAGDLFFSVKIRQAFPLSQESRYVTFFDQEDEYLGILADPGACDEETGRIIRDEIEWRYFRPRITRIVEMEGRGGTSLFSVETDRGDVKIPMRDLREGMMELAPGRILITDENGNRYEIPDLDRLDRRSRRLIRRLI; encoded by the coding sequence ATGTCCTTTCTCGATCCAACCGCCGTTCACCTCGAGCGGCGGGACGACCAGCCGCCCACCCTGTCCATCGCGGGCGACCTGTTCTTCAGCGTCAAGATACGACAGGCTTTTCCGCTCTCGCAGGAGAGCCGGTACGTCACCTTCTTCGACCAGGAAGACGAATACCTGGGCATTCTGGCCGACCCGGGAGCTTGCGACGAGGAAACCGGTCGCATCATCCGCGATGAGATCGAATGGCGCTATTTCCGCCCGAGGATAACGCGCATCGTGGAGATGGAGGGGCGGGGAGGGACATCGCTGTTCTCCGTGGAGACGGATCGCGGCGACGTGAAGATCCCGATGCGGGACCTGAGGGAAGGCATGATGGAACTGGCGCCCGGCCGTATCCTGATCACGGACGAGAACGGCAACCGGTACGAGATCCCCGACCTCGACCGGTTGGACCGGCGCAGCAGACGCCTGATTCGCCGTCTGATTTGA